In the genome of Falco naumanni isolate bFalNau1 chromosome W, bFalNau1.pat, whole genome shotgun sequence, one region contains:
- the LOC121080470 gene encoding LOW QUALITY PROTEIN: serine/threonine-protein kinase Nek5-like (The sequence of the model RefSeq protein was modified relative to this genomic sequence to represent the inferred CDS: substituted 1 base at 1 genomic stop codon) produces MDKYEIIKKIGEGSFGKIFLAKGKLDNEQCVIKEIDLTKMPVKEKDPSQKEVILLAKMKHANIVTFYASLQEKNKLYIVMEYCDGGDLMKWINMQHGVLFDEDQILSWFVQISLGLKHIHDQKILHRDVKAENIFLSNNGKVAKLGDFGIARQLNSTMEFAHTCVGTPYYLSPEICENQPYNNKIDIWSLGCVLYELCALKHLFEGHSLHQLVLKICRGCFHPVSPSYSYDLRILISQLFKISPRDRPTINSILRKKPFLQKLVLRYLPPEEELGHTVIHRKRPSASQFGAKLLLMFWSXKAYKLQKRRVQDLVSPESGMVLPVMKKELFQRNEWKPTSRGQQPIFQPQTSRFKMAERPESIRVHGHYDHYYDKLDNLQRKANALYDLSHISQRVGEYYKLKGQVAPPPPPPNWPAEYLQRRFEAQQYKIKVEKQLGLRPSSADSCRDQIKQQKIKEEHLKNHQQDMSRKNEMKEQEYLKQLQKIREEYHSDIKEFRFRAGVLQENQKIQDKTYVVRQGKAEDQSEIKDTAGTGEESLQDMEKNFKQVRLQYSQDQQILEKKHKPKGGVKFEINLDVCVPEEDSIQEAEVLDKLSKTLTFVDGKNLKEKVVEIYEAHMDRALEEVSGYQTESNDIDDKKENRKYWQAGAPQTLLNFLADVDVTSVCPPMAENELEPCCSSTDHAYLPEDIPENRKQWKQTPPGTLLNILAKAELSNDSFTCLEEEIEENKEDDSEAYFAVAVDEGRLEPRSDDEDTNFEDSEDELRHELEESLEKVAASPAERSMESPILSINKGQTDEERMSLPHKLLGKSNDDLENNHGSFSADTYNEKSKQEARAT; encoded by the exons ATGGATAAAtatgaaatcattaaaaaaattggagAAGGATCTTTTGGCAAAATATTCCTGGCAAAGGGAAAACTGGATAATGAGCAGTGTGTTATCAAAGAGATCGATTTAACTAAG ATgcctgtgaaagaaaaagacccCTCTCAGAAAGAAGTTATTCTTCTGGCCAAGATGAAGCATGCAAATATTGTAACCTTCTATGCTTCTTTGCAAG aaaagaacaagCTATATATTGTGATGGAATACTGTGATGGTGGAGACTTAATGAAGTGGATAAATATGCAGCATGGAGTGCTCTTTGATGAGGACCAG ATTCTGAGTTGGTTTGTGCAGATCTCCTTGGGCTTGAAGCATATTCATGACCAGAAGATTTTACACAGAGATGTAAAAGCAGAG aacatttttcttagcAATAATGGAAAGGTAGCAAAACTTGGAGACTTTGGCATAGCAAGACAGTTGAACAG CACTATGGAGTTTGCCCATACCTGTGTAGGGACCCCCTATTATCTGTCACCTGAGATCTGTGAAAATCAGCCATATAACAATAAAAT AGATATTTGGTCTCTTGGCTGTGTGCTTTATGAGCTATGTGCGCTAAAGCATCTT TTTGAAGGCCATAGTTTGCACCAGCTGGTGCTGAAGATTTGCAGAGGATGTTTTCACCCAGTGTCTCCCAGCTATTCATATGATCTGAGGATATTAATTTCCCAGTTGTTTAAAATATCTCCAAGAGATCGACCAACTATCAATTCTATTCTAAGGAA GAAGCCCTTCTTGCAGAAGCTTGTTCTCAGGTATTTGCCCCCTGAG GAAGAACTTGGTCACACTGTGATACATAGAAAAAGACCTTCAGCATCACAGTTTGGGGCCAAGCT CCTTTTAATGTTTTGGTCTTAAAAAGCatataaacttcagaaaaggagAGTACAGGACCTAGTTTCTCCAGAATCTGGAATGGTGCTGCCTGTcatgaaaaaagaattatttcaaagaaatgaaTGGAAACCTACTTCAAGAGGGCAACAGCCTATTTTTCAG CCACAGACCTCCAGATTTAAGATGGCAGAAAGGCCAGAAAGCATTAGAGTACATGGCCATTATGACCATTACTATGATAAGCTTGACAACTTGCAGAGGAAAGCTAATGCACTTTATGACCTTTCTCATATCAGCCAAAGAGTTGGGGAATACTATAAACTGAAAGGACAAGTtgcacctccacctccaccaccCAACTG GCCTGCAGAATATCTTCAAAGGCGTTTTGAAGCCCAGCAGTACAAGATTAAAGTGGAAAAACAGCTG GGGCTGAGACCATCCTCTGCTGACTCATGTCGTGAccaaataaagcagcagaaaataaaggaagagcATCTCAAAAACCATCAGCAGGACATGTCtagaaagaatgaaatgaaagaacag GAGTATCTGAAACAATTGCAGAAGATTCGGGAAGAATACCACAGTGATATAAAAGAATTCAGATTTAGAGCAGGAGTACTCCAG GAGAATCAAAAAATACAAGATAAAACCTATGTTGTGAGgcaaggaaaagctgaggaCCAGTCTGAAATCAAGGATACAGCTGGAACAGGAGAAGAATCACTTCAG gacatggaaaaaaactttaaacaaGTCAGACTCCAGTATAGTCAAGACCAGCAAAtcttagaaaagaaacataaaccAAAG GGAGGAGTaaagtttgaaattaatttagatgTATGTGTTCCTGAGGAAGACAGTATTCAAGAAGCAGAG GTACTAGATAAACTCAGTAAGACTTTAACTTTTGTGGATGGTAAGAATCTTAAGGAGAAAGTGGTGGAAATTTATGAAGCTCATATGGACAGAGCTTTGGAAGAAGTATCTGGATACCAAACAG AGTCCAATGACATAGatgataagaaagaaaacagaaagtattGGCAAGCTGGAGCACCTCAGACATTACTGAATTTTTTAGCTGATGTTGATGTCACATCTGTATGTCCTCCTATGGCTGAAAACGAACTCG AACCTTGCTGTTCTTCAACTGACCACGCTTATCTGCCTGAAGACATCCCAGAAAACAGGAAGCAGTGGAAACAAACACCGCCAGGGACACTCCTGAATATCTTAGCAAAAGCAGAACTGTCTAATGATTCCTTCACCTGCCTTGAAGAAGAAATAG AGG aaaacaaggaagatgATTCAGAAGCAtactttgctgttgctgttgatGAAGGCAGACTTGAACCAAGATCAGATGATGAAGACAC AAATTTTGAAGATTCTGAAGATGAACTCAGACATGAGCTGGAGGAATCTCTGGAAAAAGTGGCAGCTTCTCCAGCAGAGAGAAGCATGGAGTCTCCCATCCTTTCAATAAATAAAGGTCAAACAGATGAAGAAAGGATGAGTTTACCTCACAAACTACTTGGAAAATCTAATGATGATTTAGAAAATAACCATGGGTCATTTAGTGCTGACACATACAATGAAAAAAGTAAGCAGGAAGCAAGAGCTACATAG